CATCAGCCGCTGCGGCAGCGCCACGTCGCGCTCGTATTCCAGCTCCGCCACCGTGAACAGGCGCCGGGTGCTCCCGGGATTGCCCGGCACGAAGGCCAGGTCGCCGTCGTTCGGGCCGGTTGCGGACCACTTCAGGTAATGCTCCGTCTTCGCGGGCTGGTCCTTGTCGTACAGGCGCAGGAAGGAGACGTCGAGGCAGTAGCGCGGGAACATGAAGTTGTCGAGATCGCCGCCGAAGTGCGCGATGTCGGCTTCGGGAGCGAAGACCAGGCGGACATCCTGGAAGCGGCGGAACTTATAAAGATGATACCGGCCGCCGTGGTAGAGCGTCACCACGTCGCAGCGGGTCTGGTCGTCGGTGGTGCACTCCTTCTCGGCGCGCGACATCTCCGCCTTCAACGCGTCGTTGTACGCCTTGTCGGCCAGGCCTTTGGTCGCGGCGTTCATGCGGTCGGTGATGTCGGCGATGCTCAGCAGCTGGTTGACCTCGATTTCCGGGCACTTCAGCTCCTCGGCCTGGCCGCCCGCAACGAAACCCGACGTCATCAGGTCTTTCTCCTTCGTCGAGTTCTGCTGGATGCAGGTGCGCGCGCAGTGGTGGTTGGTCATCACCAGGCCGCTCCCGGAGACGATGCTGCCCGAGCAGCCGCCGGCCAGACGCACGGAGGCCAGCCGGACCTGCTCAAGCCACTGCTTGTCGGGCGCGAATCCATACTTCGTCTTGACCTCGGCGGACGGGAAGTTGTCGAAGGTCCACATCCCCTCGTCGGCGCGCGCCGCGACGGTGGCGCAGGCGAGCAGGCCGATGGCGATCATCGTTTTCATGGAGGTCTCTCGAAAAAGGGTTGAGGCGTGAGCTTACGCGCGATCTCTCGGAAGCGTCAAGATGGCCCGGTATCGGCCTCCCGGCACCATGCCGAAGTTTGATACCATTCCTCGAATGATTGCGGGACTCTCATGAGCCTGACAGCAGGAACTCGGCTGGGCCCTTACGAGGTCGTCGCGCCGGTCGGCGCCGGCGGCATGGGCGAGGTCTACCGCGCCCGGGACACCCGGCTCGATCGCGACGTCGCCATCAAGGTCCTGCCCTCCCACCTGTCCAGCTCCGCCGAGGTCCGGCAGCGCTTCGAGCGCGAGGCGAAGACGATCTCCCGGCTTTCCCATCCCAACATCTGCACGCTCTACGACGTCGGCCGGGAAGGGGAGATCGATTACCTGGTCATGGAATACCTCGAGGGGGAGACGCTCGCCGACCGTCTTACCAAGGGGCCCCTTCCTCTGGCGCAGACGATGCGCTGCGCCATCGAGATGGCCGATGCGCTGGGCCGCGCCCACCGCCAGGGAATCGTCCACCGGGACCTGAAGCCCGGCAACATCATGCTGACCCGCTCGGGCGTGAAGCTGCTCGACTACGGGCTGGCGAAGGCGATCCAGCCGGAGAGCGCGCCCGGCTCGCTGACCTCGCTCCCCACCGAGCACCGGAACCTGACGCAGCAGGGAGCCATCCTGGGGACCTTCCAGTACATGGCGCCCGAGCAGCTCGAGGGCAAGGAGGCGGACGCCCGGACCGACTTGTTCGCCTTCGGCACGGTCCTCTACGAGATGGTGACCGGGGAGAAGGCTTTCTCCGGACAGAGCCAGGCAAGCCTCATCTCCGCCATCATGGCTTCCGATCCGAAGCCGGTCTCGGCGGTCCGTCCGGCCACGCCGCCGGCGCTCGATCGCGTCATCAAGACCTGCCTCGCCAAGGATCCCGACGCGCGCTGGCAGAGCGCTCACGACCTGATGCGCGAGCTGCAGTGGATCTCGGAGCCCGGATCCCAGGGAGCGCCGGGGGGCGTCTCGACGGCGCGCGTCCAGCCCCTGCAGCGCATCGCCTGGGGCGTCACGACCCTGGTGCTCGTCGCCACGCTGGTGCTGGCCGGATGGTCTTTCTGGAAGGCCGGATTGAGACAGGCCGAATCGCAGAAGCGTCCCATTCACGCTTCACTCATTCTTCCCGAGAAATCGGCCCTGCGTGCCGTGGCGCTGTCGCCGGACGGGACGCGGCTCGCCTTCGTCGCGCGCGATCCGACAGGCCGCAATCTGCTCTGGATCCGGCCGCTCGATTCTCCCGAGGCGCAGGCGCTCCCGGGCACCGACAGCCCGTCGTACCCCTTCTGGTCTCCCGACGGCAAGAACCTCGGCTTCTTCGCCGACGGCAAGCTCAAGAGGGTCGATGCGGCGGGCGGGCCTCCCCAGACGCTGTGCGACGCACCGCTCAATCGCGGCGGCTCGTGGAATCAGGACGGGGTGATCCTTTTCTCGCCCGTGGTGGACGCGGGACTCTTCAAGGTATCCGCTTCAGGCGGCGTCCCGGCCCAGGTGACCCGGCTCGATCCGGCGCGCGGCGAGAGCTCGCACCGCTGGCCCTTCTTCCTGCCCGACGGCAAGCACTTCCTCTACCTGGTGGCCAGCTTTGCCGGGCCGCGCGAGAAGACCGGCATCTACGTCAGATCGCTGGATTCCAACGAGGAGAAGTTTCTCGTCAGCACCAACTCCAGCCTGGCTTATGCCCCGCCGGGCTACCTCCTGTTCCTGCGGGATCGGACGCTCATGGCCCAACCCTTCGACGCCGACCGGCTGCTGGTGACGGGCGACCCTTTCCCCATGGCGGACCGTATCCAGTACTTCCCCCAGAACTACAGCTCCATGTTCACGGTCTCGCAGAACGGCATCCTGGCTTATCAGCCTCGCCTGGCCCCGGGCAGCTCGCAGCTCTTCTGGTTCGACCGCAGCGGCAAGCAGATCGGCTCGGTGGGCGCCCCCGCCGATCACGCGAACCCGCGCATCTCCCCCGACGGGAAGAAGATCGCCCTGGACATCATGGATCCGCAGACGGGGAACATGGACGTCTGGCTCTACGAGTCTTCAGGCGGCATCGCGACGCGGTTCACTTCCCATGCGGCCATCGACGCGGGTCCGATCTGGTCGCCCGACGGGCGGAACATCGCCTTGTTCTCCTTGCGCAGAAACCATCCGGACATCTACCTCAAGCCTGCCAGCGGCGCGGTCGAGGAAGCGCTGCTCCTGGAGTCCGAGGGGAGCAAGTATCCCCAGGACTGGTCTCCCGATGGCCGGTTCATCCTGTACCAGGTGGTCACGGCGCAGAGCAACATCCAGCTGGCGGTGCTGCCGATGGATGGAGAGAAGAAGCCCTATCCGCTCATCCAGTCGACCTACGGCGTGCGCCAGGGACAGTTCTCGCCGGATGGGCGCTACGTGGCCTACGCGTCGAACGAGTCGGGGAAGTGGGAGATCGTCGTGGCCCCTTTCCCCGGCCCGGGCGGCAACTGGCAGGTCTC
Above is a window of Candidatus Polarisedimenticolia bacterium DNA encoding:
- a CDS encoding protein kinase, which codes for MSLTAGTRLGPYEVVAPVGAGGMGEVYRARDTRLDRDVAIKVLPSHLSSSAEVRQRFEREAKTISRLSHPNICTLYDVGREGEIDYLVMEYLEGETLADRLTKGPLPLAQTMRCAIEMADALGRAHRQGIVHRDLKPGNIMLTRSGVKLLDYGLAKAIQPESAPGSLTSLPTEHRNLTQQGAILGTFQYMAPEQLEGKEADARTDLFAFGTVLYEMVTGEKAFSGQSQASLISAIMASDPKPVSAVRPATPPALDRVIKTCLAKDPDARWQSAHDLMRELQWISEPGSQGAPGGVSTARVQPLQRIAWGVTTLVLVATLVLAGWSFWKAGLRQAESQKRPIHASLILPEKSALRAVALSPDGTRLAFVARDPTGRNLLWIRPLDSPEAQALPGTDSPSYPFWSPDGKNLGFFADGKLKRVDAAGGPPQTLCDAPLNRGGSWNQDGVILFSPVVDAGLFKVSASGGVPAQVTRLDPARGESSHRWPFFLPDGKHFLYLVASFAGPREKTGIYVRSLDSNEEKFLVSTNSSLAYAPPGYLLFLRDRTLMAQPFDADRLLVTGDPFPMADRIQYFPQNYSSMFTVSQNGILAYQPRLAPGSSQLFWFDRSGKQIGSVGAPADHANPRISPDGKKIALDIMDPQTGNMDVWLYESSGGIATRFTSHAAIDAGPIWSPDGRNIALFSLRRNHPDIYLKPASGAVEEALLLESEGSKYPQDWSPDGRFILYQVVTAQSNIQLAVLPMDGEKKPYPLIQSTYGVRQGQFSPDGRYVAYASNESGKWEIVVAPFPGPGGNWQVSTGGGTEPRWRRDGKELFYLAPDAKLMSVRIKEGPGFDAEPPLPLFSIRRREPISSGDSFSYDVSADGQRFLVNTDLRESDSTTLTLLLNWTEGAKK
- a CDS encoding S46 family peptidase, whose amino-acid sequence is MKTMIAIGLLACATVAARADEGMWTFDNFPSAEVKTKYGFAPDKQWLEQVRLASVRLAGGCSGSIVSGSGLVMTNHHCARTCIQQNSTKEKDLMTSGFVAGGQAEELKCPEIEVNQLLSIADITDRMNAATKGLADKAYNDALKAEMSRAEKECTTDDQTRCDVVTLYHGGRYHLYKFRRFQDVRLVFAPEADIAHFGGDLDNFMFPRYCLDVSFLRLYDKDQPAKTEHYLKWSATGPNDGDLAFVPGNPGSTRRLFTVAELEYERDVALPQRLM